Genomic DNA from Acanthopagrus latus isolate v.2019 chromosome 2, fAcaLat1.1, whole genome shotgun sequence:
CCAAGTGAGCCCACCAGGATACTGTGCCCCTCACTGTCAGTCAGAGAGTGATCAGTGATCCAGGCGTCACTGCCGACCCACTGCATTCCTGTGATATTCTGTTTGTACAGCTCTTTTGTCAGCAACTTAATTTCTCTGTGAGACATAAAAGCCATCATCACTTTGGAAGTGCCATGCTTAATTATCTCTACTATCCTCTGCAGCCTGTCAGGTGGATCTGATGATGAAAAGGCTTCAGAATACTCAATGCAAACACCATATTCGTGTGCTGCTTGGATGAATGCAGCTATGCCATTGAGGCCGTATTCATTATCCACAGCTATAGCCCCAATCCAAGTCCAACCAAAGTGTTTGACCAGCTTTGCCAGTGCTCTGCTCTGGTAGTAGTCACTGGGAATAGTTCTGAAAAAAGTAGGATACTCTTTCCTGTTGCTCAGACAGGCACAGGTGGCAAAATGGCTGACCTGCAGTGAAACATGCAGAGAATTTAGAGAATTTGTCAGAGAAAGGgcaaatatttttcatccttgCAATATCACTGCTATGGTTATAATTTTGCAGAACATCATAATAAACAGTTGGTATTTCCAGCAGCAAACTTAACACAGCATTACATTTGAACAACTTTAATTACCTTTTTCTTTGACTTACCACAGGTATCTGAAACCTTCCAACAACTGGTGCAAATGCAATAGTTGGTCTTGATCCTGAATGTCCCAAGATAGCTTGcactgtctctgttttagtGCAGTTGTTGTGACTGACTTCTCCCTTTACTCCACTTGCCAGGGCCAATGCGGCTCTTAGTATGTCCATAGTTCCACAGTTATCATAGATCTTGTAGCCAAGTTTAAAATCCGGAAGCATATCAGTACTGTTATTGATCTCATTCACAGCAAATATCACTGCCTGGGCAAATTTGAATTCTCTAAAATTGAAGCTGGGTGATGTAAGatagaatgaaaaaataaatctttctaTTAATGTCTCTAAACAAAGCAGCacaaaatacacatacacaatttTAAGTACATAGACCTAACAGTACATACTTCTTGCATTTGCGTACTTCTGGAACtgtctgaaatgtgttaattacaTAATCCTGCCCTGTGCGAAATGAAAAAATTCCTCCAATAACAAGATCACCATCTAGGGCCAGTTCAGCTGGCTGTGGTGAGCCTTGCAGTCGGCACCAAGAATCTCCCTTCTCCATTAGCAGAACAAAGAGGACCAAGCACAATAATGGCATAGCTCTGCTACTCAGACTGGGCCAATCAGCTCTACCGCCCATGACAGGGATTTATACACGTTCAACAACAAGGGGGGAAGTTGTCATGGTAGAACTCAACCCTCTAGAGACCAGAGGAAACCAGCCAAGTTAAGCCACAgatgttttcccttttttttctgtgaaactgtggattttgttgtttggctACAATTTGGCTACAAATTGTGAAATCAGTAAGGAATCtggtatataatatatatatatatatatatatatatatatatatatatatatatatatatatatatatatatatatatatatatatactgttcTTATATAACATTATCTTCTCAATACACAATATCGCAACATAAATAACATTCTGTGTGAAAATTCCcccagaaataaaatgaaaacatttaatgaaatgaacATAGATATCTACCACACAGTCTGGTTCACAAATTAGTATGTAAAACGTTTGTTACAGTCTTAGGTTGACTTTCCCCCCATATTATTTTAAGTTGTCAGAATGATTTAGGTGCCCCTTTACCCATCATGctcttttttgtattcttctctggtttcagtaagataatataacattttggaataaaaatacaaatgagcagtCCAAAACTTGAAGCCAATatagcaaatatctccacagctaCACTGAActtcccaggagagctgacatatgcTGGGATAAAAGTGATCCatactgcacagaatatcagcatgctaaagGTGATAAATTTGGCCTCATTAAAATTATCAGGCAGTTTCCGAGCCAGAAAAGcaagaataaaacataacatagcCAGAAGTCCTATGTACCCAAGTACAGCCCAAAAGCCTACAGCTGAGCCCAGAGCACACTCTAAGATGATTTTGTCCTTGAATTCCTTAAAATTCttaaagggaaaaggaggagaaattgtTAACCAGAGGATACATATGATAACTTGTATAAGAGTGAAACCCAGAACACtgagtttctgctgtgcaggcccaaaccatttcatcacatcactacCTGGGAGTGTGGCCCTGAAGGCCATTAACACCACTATTGTTTTCCccagaacacaagagatacagaggacaaaggtgatgccgaatgctgtgtgtcgcagcatgcaggaccactcagagggccggccgatgaaggtcagagaacacaggaaacacagagtcaaagagaagagcagcaggaagctcagctcagagttgttggccctgacaataggagtctgtctgtatctgaagaaaatgaacgcCACAACAGCAGTCATGCATGTTccaaagagagaagctgcagtgagcagtgcTCCCATAATCTCCTCATATGAGAGAAactctgcctctttctttacACAGGCATCTCTTTTCTCATTTGACCAGAACTCAGGATGGCAACGCACACATGTGAtagaatctaaaaaaaacaaacaaaaaacaaagataggGATATATATTAGACAGTCATGTTTACTGTGTATCTATATAGTTTGATGTTATGTTTATAATGTGCCTTCTGTAAAGCAATGTCTATTTGCATCTCCCCTCACTCGCCACTAAACCCTGACTTAATCTTCCTCTGTGTGCACACCACATCAAGTGTCCTCCTGTAAAATTGAGCGAGACCCAGCATCGCAACTCTATTCTAATCAGTCTGTTAATCACTCTATTCAAGCCGTGCAGGGCAACATATGCCTATATGCCTAATGCTGTTTGATAACAGAATGTTCATATACAGGATacacacagtttctctctctaCTTGTAAATGCTAGTGcataaataatcacaaaaacacCTTCTACATCTCATTACTATATATATGGAAGGTCATGGAAAATTACTTTCTTCAATTCTACAACACAGACATAGAATAGTCTCACACAACAATGAATCTTTCTTAGACATTTATACTCATGCTTCAATTTTATGTACTGTGCTACAAAACTGTCAGCCTCTGCACCACTGCTAtatgcaaaaaaagaaggacAAGGACTTTGTGTTGGCCTCAAGCAAGTTCTGGCAAACTGTTCTGAGGACTCAAATGAAAAGCAGGGCTTGGCCCAGGCTGTGTTCACCTAGGAGGAGAACAGAATCTGAGGAACTGGGGGATGACTTGACCAAATCACTAGCTGCCCAATCTCTGGACATTGTTGGGCTGCCATGGCTCACATGACTCTTCATTGTCACACGGAAGTCAGGGAAACTACCCTGAAAGTTTGCTTATACCGTGTAGATGAACTTTGTGGACTACAAGAAGACTGGTGACTGTGTTCCCTGGGGAGTTCTGTAGGGAGTGCTGCAAGGGGATTGGGGTACCAGGGCCTTTGCCACAAGCACACTGTGTCTGTCAAACATGTTTCCAGTAGGTGTTTGACTCTTGGAGTTAATCCCTGTCTCAGATCCTGTTCATGATATTCATTGACAGGATCTCGAGGTGCAGCTGGGGCAAGGTCGTCAATAAATCCTCAGTTTACTGAGTAAGATGTGCCTGAGACGcttgactttctctctctccttttctgcTGCACACCTCTCCTGTCCCAGCCTGTTCTATCTTCTCATCCCCAGAGTAATAGTCCTGGTCAGATCTACTTTAAATGTCCTCCATACTGTATCCCATGTCTTAAAACTGACATCTTAAAGTCTTGCAGGGTGTGTTCAGtaccagtttgtttttttaacagattcCAAAAGTACACCTTTACACTTCagttacatacatttttcacatggtcaatctttgaaatgtttgaatgcTCAAAGCTGcataaaaaagaacatttcagaattATACATCAGTTTTTGTTAATGATATTTGATGTATTAATTTGGTTACAATAGGAATATAATgccatttcttaaaaaaatgcatatgaGAACTTTTAGACTTCACTTTTGTCTTACAGTATTTATTACTACACCTGTGATGTTGCTGATTTCTCCTTCTGCACATCTTAAACAGTCATAGCAGCAGACAGGCTTTCCTTTCTGCAGGACCTTGCGAGTTCCAGGGGGACATTTCTTACTGCAAACTGACAAAGGCACCTGCATGGACAAAAATACtaagaaaaaatgtatgtgcattCACACTGAAAAAATCTTTTCAAGCATCTATTATTCATTTTGATGCATGGGAATGAAACATTATTTAGCATTAACAATAACTTGTGACATATGTACACCAGTATAACTATTCAAAAAGACTGTAATCATATGGCAGCTTACCTGTGGTGAGTTGTGGGCCCAAAATAAGGACCTATTTTGCAAAGTTAACTGTTTATCTGTAGGTAAAGATGTATCATGAAGACCGACTTTGACAAAGTCCACAATGCCATTGTCCGTTGGCTGCCAGTTTATAATTTCATACTTTGCTGCTGGATCTCCATTCTCATTAAAATAAacctcatctccttcctttgTTTGAAACTTGATCCGTCTTATGTGTTGTAATATCTAACAAGATATGAgtaaaggtaaaacaaaagaTTATGTAGGCCTGTTTTCTCAAAAGCATGGTTGACAGACTACAAAACTTTATCTATCAAAATGTAAACCATTATCTTTGTTAATGGGACATgaattaaaaactgtaatgtaaGAATTTAGTGTTTAACTCACCGTAAATGGATCTAGCTGCACCTTGTtgtcacatgttttattacagctgaGAATATTATGAAGTGCATGTGCCACAGCATACACTCCTTTATAAACATTGTTAAAGATCGGCATGAGTGACATATCAGTGAAGCTGTTTTGTACTTGATTAACATCTTCATGGCCGGTACATTCTCTCTGATTCTCTGCTGATGACTTTGGCAGCTTGAACTTGCAGCTAAATAATGTCTCCCAAAACTCTGTGAACAGTTCATTGCTAGATGAATTAAGTGGCCttacattcaaaataaactCTCTCATGCCACTGACATGTGCACTGGGGATGAACAGGCCTATGGCACCATCCAGAATGTGATGCCTATCCATGCTCGCAGTTTGGGAATCAAAGATCCAGCCCTCAGTGCCTACCCACTGATACCCAGTCAAGTTATGGTTAGACAACTCATGTATTAACACATCCATATCCATGTGGGAGAGGAAAGTGACAATCACCTTGGAAGTGGAAGCCTTGATAATGTCAATtatcttttgtattttgtctggAGGATCTGTTCTGAAGAAAGCAACAGAGTACTCCAGACAGATACCCAGCTGCTGGGCAGTTTCTGTGAAAGTGGCCATGCCATCATTGCCATAATCATCATTTGATCTAATAGCTCCAACCCAAGTCCAACCAAAATGCTTGACCAACTGAGCCAGGGCTCTGCTCTGGTAGTAGTCACTGGGTATTGTTCTGAGGAATGATGGGTACTTGGTTTTATCACTGAGACAAGCACAAGTAGCAAAGTGGCTGATCTAAAAGAAATGGTGTCCCAAGGTaagatgtaaaatatgaaacatgtaTAGAgaacatgattattttaaagcTCCTTATGCTGTGACAAGCCATAATGTTAATGTaatattatttgatattttgcaaATGTTACCTACCATTGGGATGTGAAAGGGTCCAATGACAGTAGCTATAGCCAtgcaaggagaggaagaggtcTCTCCCATAATGGCCTGTACTTGGGCAGGTCTCACACATGGTGCCTCGGAGGGTGCAGATACATCTTCATTACCATTAGCCAAGGCCAGTGCAACCCTCACACCTCTGGCAATAGAGCCACAGGCATCATAGATCTTATATCCCAGAGATATGCCAGGTAGTAATTCTGTGCTGTTATTAATTTCCTCTAATGCAAAGAGCATTGCTTGGGCAAACTGGAATCCTCTGAAATTCAAACTAGATGTGGGCAGTCATAATTAGTTGGAAATGCAACCAGTTTGTCCTTATACTAGAAACAATAGCACGGTACACAAAAGCATTAAATGTCAATGGTATCGATATACACAACATAGAAGTCTTCTAAATTCAATACTGATGACCCCTGTTTTGTATCTATGCTCACTATCTTTTAGATATTTCAATAGATCTACAAGATAATTTCTTCAATGGCAAAGAGCATAGCCTGGGCAAACTGGAACTCTCTGAAATGCAAATTTGAGGCATATAGTTGGAAATGTAACCAATTTGTCCTTGACATACAAACAAtagtattttaaatgaaatgatttgatgTTATTGTAACACATAACAAGACACTACTTAATGCTCCATTTGGTTATCTCTTTTGTACCTGTTTTGTATCTATATACACTTTCTCTTTGATAATTTGAACATAAATAGATATTTACCATACAATTTACCTGGTGCATTGCAGTGGCAGTGGTTTGTGCATGTAGGTTTCCTGCTGGTTTTTCCACCTGCTGTGGAAAGAGAAGATCCCCCCCAACATAATGTCCCCATCCTTAGATAGCTGGGGAATCGCTGGATCCCCTCTCAGCCTGCACACTTGCTCGTCAGCCTGGGAGACAGATACCACCAACAGCAACTGTAAGAGTGCCCAACCCTGTTCTGGCCACCTTTGTGTGGACGTCATTCTATCTGAGAGAGCTGAACTACTGGATGGTATCACACAGCAAACCAAAAGCTTGCACTGATATTTATACTCTTTTGAACTGCATTAACATTATAACAGAACTGTGATGTCCGATCTCTGTGGACTTACCAGGTGGGCAAGACAGGGCGGTGCTCAAACAATGAAAGACTTTGGGCCTATCTTGACTGTACCAAATAAGAATATTCTGTAGTTCTGTGGAAAAACATTGCCATTTTCCACATTggtataaataaaatatacatatagtataatacatatatatctatctatttCTCTATTAAAAATTGAAgaatatatattgtattttttcattgatttttaatGATGCAAACTGATGGTAATGAAAAGGTTTGACTCCAGTCTTATATTTACTCATCTATCAGACACAGAGCAATACTAGCATCATGTGGAGATGTCATTCTATGCAACTGATAGACCCAGGGTAAGCTCCCAAAGGAGCTAAATAGTGTGACTTTTATTCTTTTGAAGGGAGCGTAACAATTGCAACCTTCAGGTAATTATCTTGTTTAATCGCTTCATTGGGCTTACCACCTGTTTTGGAGGCACTCTCCATGTTGCCTTTTATGAGCTTTGGGTGTATTGATTTAAAGTTGCTTTCTCTCAAAACTATCCTGTTGTAGGCACTTGCCATCAACCAAAAGTATAAGTGAATTACATGCATTGTCTGTGGTGTACTAGGTCCCGAGTGTATCAGTGAAGTGTCAATAGTGTTAGTTGCTTTGGAGCATTCAAAATGTTAGTGTTCAATATGGTGGTGGACCACAGAAGGGTTCAGAGAGACTTCTTGGTTCCCAGAATAACAGTGGttctccagaaaaaaagaaatgagggaAGTACCTCACAATATTGTTCTGTTCACATGTATAGGGTAAGTTGGAGAAACACAGTCATATAGGGCTCCAGGAAAGTTTACACTTGAGGAGGGGCCAGCATGTGCAATTCAAGTTGATTGGTCTGTCTCCTGACAGATGTGGTGGTATTACAATGTGATTGGTGAGGTCAAACAGCACCTCCCATGATACCTCACTTGGTTTTAAGAGCACACTGGGTTACCTTGGtaaccaaaacattttttctggtGGGACAACAAGCATTTTCCAGTCCTGTTTAGGCATGCATCACTGTCAACTGGAATCAGTTTCAAGTGACTTGTGTGCTAGTGATGTGATGGTGTTGGAGTGTCACTGATGATACCAAAAGGTGATTTGCGTAGCTGGATACCTCACTTGGTTTTCAGAGAACACAGGACTACCTTGGTAACCGTCTAGTTCCCGTCTATGTGTGCTGgtgtatttgatttattgttgtGTATTTCCATGTGCTTTAGTTAGTTGCAGTATGTTGAAGCCTTAGGACCACTGGAGAATACAGCCTGTTTCAGCTGACAGCAGTGAAACTGAATCAAAGCAATACATTTGTGGGATGAACAACATAAAAAGAATAACAGAAATATGCTGAGGTGGTGAAAGATATAATGacataatgcattttaatattaatgttcCAACCACAGtacaaaaaacatccaaaatatgGAAAATATGTAGACCTAAGAATATGTCAATTTATCTATTgcattttcacctttttagaGTTGTCCAAAATGTGTTACTGGTGATCTTGCCATATCTGATTTTAAGAAATGCCTATTATGCTATGTCACTGatgaaattataaaaaaaagtggaaatatAATACCGTAGTGTATTCTAAATCCTTACCAAAATTAAGACACATGTCTGTTTGCCATTCTGGATAACACATTATTGTGTAAAAGTAATAATGtcatgaaaatgcaaataataattCTAGGTTTTCAGGATGATTTTGGTGCCCCCCTCACCATCATATTCTTTTTTGTATTCCTCTCTGGTTTCAGTAAAATGATAtaacattttggaataaaaatacaaatgagcagtccaaaacttgaagccagaatagcaaatatctccacagcaacactgaacttcccaggagagctgacatacgCTGGGATAAAAGTGATCCATACCGCgcagaatatcagcatgctaaaggtgataaatttggcttcattgaaattatcaggCAGTTTCCGAGCCAGAAAAGCGAGAATGAAACATAACATGGCCAGAAGTCCTATGTACCCAAGTACAGCCCAAAAGCCTACAGCTGAGCCCAGAGCACACTCTAAGATGATTTTATccttgaatgtttttaaatccttaaagggaaaaggaggagaaattgtTAACCAGAGGACACATATGATAACTTGTATAAGAGTGAAACCCAGAACACtgagtttctgctgtgcaggcccaaaccatttcatcacatcactacCTGGGAGTGTGGCCCTGAAGGCCATTAACACCACTATTGTTTTCCccagaacacaagagatacagaggacaaaggtgatgccgaatgctgtgtgtcgcagcatgcaggaccactcAGAGGGCTGACCAATGAAAGTCAGcgaacacaggaaacacagaatcaaggagaagagcagcaggaagctcagctcagagttgttggccctgacaacaggagtctgtctgtatctgaagaaaatgaacgcCACAACAGCAGTCATGCATGTTccaaagagagaagctgcagtgagcagtgcTCCCATAATCTCTTCATATGAGAGAAACTCTGCCTCCTTCTTTACACAGGCATCTCTTCTCTCATTTGACCAGAACTCAGGATGGCAACGCAAACAGGTGATCGAAtctgaaaaatacaatatttacgCAGGTGTTATCTCTACATTGCACCTCTTCTGTTCctaaaagacagacacacagcatgACAACCAAATAAAGATTGACATTATcgcagtttttaaaatgttgtcgtgtacatacacacacacacgcaaatacgTACAAATTCATACTTTGTTAAACAGTACTCCAACTAATGAATTTCATAATTGGACATTTCAGACCATGCGACCCCTACTGGCTGCACCAAATAATACACAGCAGTTGATAACGCATgccaaaatgtttcatatttggACTTTATCAAGGTTGTGCacacattctgttgattttaGACTTTAAGAGGCCTGTCCATTTTCCTTCAGTATCATttaatgcatacatttttgatttaattacAGTGAGTGTGGGGTGCTTAAGAACATTACATATTGACTATATAATCCCTGTTAGAATCATTCAAATTTGGACTAAAGTTGGAAAGTGAACATGAcaactttcatttcttttttttgtcttgtattcAATATTACTGCACCTGTGATGTTACtgatttctccctctgcacatcTTAAACAGTCATAGCAGCAGACAGGCTTCCCTTTCTGGAGAACCTTGCGAGTTCCAGGGGAACATTTCTCACTACATACTGACAAAGGCACCTGCATGAAGGAAAAGACTGTGACAATAAAATGTATGGGTGCACACTTTGACAGGATTTTGTCACTGCAACCATCTATTGGTAATTTTGAGTCATAATAACCAAAAATTATGATGTGAtggcagtgaaaacaaatgctAACTCacataaatttaacattttgaataGACTGTACATATAACTCATCAACACCTGTATGGCACCTGCATGAACAAAACAATAGACACCATTTTCAGTCatatgtcattatttttgatCCCtcgggaaaaaaataattctcaCAATTTGGAAACTTTCATGAACACTTACAGCAACCACATTATAGCTTACCTGTTGTGAGTTCTGTGCCCAAATAAAAGACTTATTTTGCAGAGTcagctgtttgtcagcaggtAAAGATGTATCATGAAGACCAACTGTGACAAAGTCCACAATGCCATTTTTTGTTGGCTGCCAGTTTATAATTTCGTACTTTGCAGCTGGGTCTCCATTCTCATTAAAATAGacctcatctccttcctttgTTTGAAATTTAATCTTTCTTATGTGTTGTAAAATCTAAGGagacatgaataaatgtaaaaaaaaaaaaaaacatctttactgACGAGACATAATCTAAAAACTTATGTATGTAAGTCTTTTGTGTGCAACTCACCGTAAATGGATCGAGCTGTACCTTGCcgttacatgttttattacagttcAGAATATTATGAAGCGCATGGGCCACAGCATACACTCCTTTATAAACATTGTTAAAGATCGGCATGAGTGACATATCAGTGAAGCTGTTTTGTACTTCATTAACATCTTCATGGCCGGTACATTCTCTCTGATTCCTTGCTGATGACTCTGACTGCTTGAACTTACAGCTAAATAATGTTTCCCAAAATTCTGTGAACAATTCATTACTAGATGAATTGAGTGGCTTCACATCCAAAATGAACTCTCTCATGCCATTAACATGTGCTTTAGGGATGAACAGGCCTATGGCACCATCCAGAATGTGATGCCTATCCATGCTTGCAGTTTGGGAGTCAAAGATCCAGCCCTCAGTGCCTACCCACTGGTAACCAGTCAAGTTGTGGTTAGAAAACTCATGTATTAACACATCCATATCCATGTGGGAGAGGAAAGTGACAATCACCTTGGAAGTGGAAGCCTTGATAATGTCAATtatcttttgtattttgtcCGGAGGATCTGTTCTGAAGAAAGCAACAGAGTACTCCAGACAGATACCCAGCTGCTGGGCAGTTTCTGTGAAAGTGGCCATGCCATCATTTCCATAATCATCATTGGTTCTAATAGCTCCAACCCAAGTCCAACCAAAGTGCTTGACCAACTGTGCCAGGGCTCTGCTCTGGTAGTAGTCACTGGGTATTGTTCTGAGGAATGATGGGTACTTGGTTTTATCACTGAGACAAGCACAAGTAGCAAAGTGGCTGatctaaaagaaaacaatacCCCAAGATAAAAAAGatacaatattttacatttccataacatttaaatttttttacaGCCCCCTAATCTCTGACCAGCTGGAACAATTACAGAGCAGTAATAATGTTTTTTACCCACTAAGATAGTTCCATTCTTACCCACCAGTGGGATATGAAAGGGTCCAATAACAGTATCTATAGCCATAGAAGGAGATGAAGAACTCTCTCCCATAATGGCCTGCACTTGGGCAGGTCTCGTACATGGTGCCTCAGAGGGTGCAGATACATCTTCATTACCATTAGCCAAGGCCAGCGCAACCCTCACACCTCTGGCAATAGAGCCACAGGCATCATAGATCTTATATCCCAGAGATATGCCAGGCAGTAATTCTGTGCTGTTATTAATTTCCTCTAATGCAAAGAGCATTGCTTGGGCAAACTGGAATCCTCTGAAATTCAAACTAGATGTGGGCAGTCATAATTAGTTGGAAATGCAACCAGTTTGTCCTTATACTAGAAACAATAGCACAGTACATGAAAGCATTTGATGACGACATATCAATATAGGCAACATGGAATATTTCAAATTTTAACACTCAGTTTGATGACCCCCGTTTTATTTCTATGCTCATTATATGTTAGATATGTCAATAGATCTACAAGATATTATTTACCTGGTGCATTGCAGTGGCAGTGGTTTGTGCATGTAGGTTTCCTGCCGGTCTTTCCAACTGCTGTGGAAAGAGAAGATCCCTCCCAACATAATGTCCCCATCCTTAGATAGCTGGGGATTCTCTGGATCCCCTCTCAGCTTGCACACTGGCTCCTCAGCCTGAGAGGCCGACACCACCAACAACAGCTGTAAGAGAGCCCAACCCTGTTCTGGCCACATCTGTGTGGACGTCATACTATCTGAGATAGCTGACCCACTGGATTTCATCACATGTACCTTAATGCAAATCAAAAGCTTGCACTGATACTTATACATTTTGGAACAGCATAAACATGATTGCAGAATTGTGAGGTTTGATCTCTGTGGACCTACTAGATAGATAATGGAGGATGGCGCTCAAATAGTAAAAGACTTTGGGCCTTACCCTATCTTAATTGTATATGTTACCAAATGAGAATAAtcttttatctatctatctatctatctatctatctatctatctatctatctatctatctatctatctatctatctatctatctatctatctatctatctatattatattatagaatgtactgtatgttgtgatttttaatAATGTAAACTGGTGAAAGTTGGAAAGGTTTGACTCAAGTCTTATATTTATACAtcatgcagacacagagcaatatttgtattatttggaGAAGTCATTACGTGCAACTGATAGACCCagacttttcttcttttgaaaGGAGTGCAACAGTGGCAGCCTTCAGGCAAATGTCTCGTTTAGTCCCTTCACTGGGCTTACCAACTGAGCTTTGGGTATAATCACTTAAAGTTGCTTTCTCTCAAAACTATTCTGTTGCAAAAACTGCCATCAACCAAAAGCATACATGAATTACATGCATTTTCTGTGGTGTCCTGAGTGCATTTAACAGCTTTTGGTTAACAGAATAACACCAGTTCTCCGGAAAAAAGGGGAAGTATATCACAACATTgttctgtttgcatgtgtagGGTAAGTTGGAGAGACACAGTCATATCAGGTTCCAGGAAAGTTTACACTGGGGGATGAGCTGGCATGCGCAACTTAAGTCTATCAATCTGTCTCCTGACTGATGTGATGGTACTGGAGTGTCACTGATGATACCAAAAGGTGATTTGCATAGTTGCATACCTCACTTGGTTTTCAGAGAACATGGGGCTACCTTGGTAACCGTCTAGTTTCTGTCTATGTGTGCTAGTGTATTTGGTTTAGTTTTGTCTATTTCCATGTGCTTTAATAGGTTGCAGTATGTTGAACCAGCAGGAACACTGAAGAAACCAGCCTGTTTCAGCAGCGAAATtgaattaaaatcatttttagatTAATGTTTCAACTACAGTACAAAAGACACATAAAATATGTAGGCCTAACAATTTGTCCATTTACTTATTGCATTTTTACCTTTCTAGAGTTTTCCAAAATGTGTTAATGGTAATCTTGCCATATCTGATGTTAGGAAATACCTAATATGCTATGTcatgaataaaatgata
This window encodes:
- the LOC119006692 gene encoding extracellular calcium-sensing receptor-like — its product is MLGGIFSFHSRWKNQQETYMHKPLPLQCTSLNFRGFQFAQAMLFALEEINNSTELLPGISLGYKIYDACGSIARGVRVALALANGNEDVSAPSEAPCVRPAQVQAIMGETSSSPCMAIATVIGPFHIPMISHFATCACLSDKTKYPSFLRTIPSDYYQSRALAQLVKHFGWTWVGAIRSNDDYGNDGMATFTETAQQLGICLEYSVAFFRTDPPDKIQKIIDIIKASTSKVIVTFLSHMDMDVLIHELSNHNLTGYQWVGTEGWIFDSQTASMDRHHILDGAIGLFIPSAHVSGMREFILNVRPLNSSSNELFTEFWETLFSCKFKLPKSSAENQRECTGHEDVNQVQNSFTDMSLMPIFNNVYKGVYAVAHALHNILSCNKTCDNKVQLDPFTILQHIRRIKFQTKEGDEVYFNENGDPAAKYEIINWQPTDNGIVDFVKVGLHDTSLPTDKQLTLQNRSLFWAHNSPQVPLSVCSKKCPPGTRKVLQKGKPVCCYDCLRCAEGEISNITDSITCVRCHPEFWSNEKRDACVKKEAEFLSYEEIMGALLTAASLFGTCMTAVVAFIFFRYRQTPIVRANNSELSFLLLFSLTLCFLCSLTFIGRPSEWSCMLRHTAFGITFVLCISCVLGKTIVVLMAFRATLPGSDVMKWFGPAQQKLSVLGFTLIQVIICILWLTISPPFPFKNFKEFKDKIILECALGSAVGFWAVLGYIGLLAMLCFILAFLARKLPDNFNEAKFITFSMLIFCAVWITFIPAYVSSPGKFSVAVEIFAILASSFGLLICIFIPKCYIILLKPEKNTKKSMMGKGAPKSF
- the LOC119008448 gene encoding extracellular calcium-sensing receptor-like, producing the protein MLGGIFSFHSSWKDRQETYMHKPLPLQCTSLNFRGFQFAQAMLFALEEINNSTELLPGISLGYKIYDACGSIARGVRVALALANGNEDVSAPSEAPCTRPAQVQAIMGESSSSPSMAIDTVIGPFHIPLISHFATCACLSDKTKYPSFLRTIPSDYYQSRALAQLVKHFGWTWVGAIRTNDDYGNDGMATFTETAQQLGICLEYSVAFFRTDPPDKIQKIIDIIKASTSKVIVTFLSHMDMDVLIHEFSNHNLTGYQWVGTEGWIFDSQTASMDRHHILDGAIGLFIPKAHVNGMREFILDVKPLNSSSNELFTEFWETLFSCKFKQSESSARNQRECTGHEDVNEVQNSFTDMSLMPIFNNVYKGVYAVAHALHNILNCNKTCNGKVQLDPFTILQHIRKIKFQTKEGDEVYFNENGDPAAKYEIINWQPTKNGIVDFVTVGLHDTSLPADKQLTLQNKSFIWAQNSQQVPLSVCSEKCSPGTRKVLQKGKPVCCYDCLRCAEGEISNITDSITCLRCHPEFWSNERRDACVKKEAEFLSYEEIMGALLTAASLFGTCMTAVVAFIFFRYRQTPVVRANNSELSFLLLFSLILCFLCSLTFIGQPSEWSCMLRHTAFGITFVLCISCVLGKTIVVLMAFRATLPGSDVMKWFGPAQQKLSVLGFTLIQVIICVLWLTISPPFPFKDLKTFKDKIILECALGSAVGFWAVLGYIGLLAMLCFILAFLARKLPDNFNEAKFITFSMLIFCAVWITFIPAYVSSPGKFSVAVEIFAILASSFGLLICIFIPKCYIILLKPERNTKKNMMVRGAPKSS